The sequence CCACTTGAGAGGCAACATACCTGTTTTCGCGACATCACATGTGTCTCCAGAACCATCTGTGCCCGGCCTACTCGGAAAGGGCAACGGACCGTTCTGGACATCTACCCGGCGTGGTGACACGCCGTGAGGCGCTGAGGGAGCCTCCGTGACGATCGGAGGAGGCTCTATCCGTCCATCAGAAGTCTGTCACGTTTGTGACCTGCTCCTGGAAGATGAACTCCGGGCAGGCAGAGCCGCCATGCTCTGAGTGGTCGAACCCGATCAATTCCTCCGCCGCTGTGACACGGATGCCGATGATCTTGTCGATCGCCTTGAGCACAGCGAAGGATGTAGCAAACGCCCACACCATGATCGCCAATGCTCCGGCGAACTGGATCGGCAACGGCGCATCACCTGTGAACAGGCCGACGGCGATCAGACCCCAGAGTCCCGCGGTGCCGTGAACAAAGATCGCCCGGATGGCGCCTGCGCAGACACCGTTGCGCGTGAAGGTGCGGTGGTGGACTAGGCGCCATGACAGGCCATTGGTACGCTCGTGTGGTGGACCTTCACAAGCGAGATGCGGCGTTACGAGCGGATATTCGACGGCTGGGAAACCAGCTGGGGGATTCGTTGGTCCGTCAGGAGGGCCCCGACCTGCTCGATCTCGTCGAGGACGTACGGGCGGTCACGAGGGGATTGCGCGACTCGGGGACGACCGGGGACGATGCACTCGACGCACTGCTCGGCGGCCTCGACCTGGCAACGCTGAGCACACTGGTGAGGGCGTTCACCGCCTATTTCTATCTTGCCAACGTGGCTGAGCAGACGCACCGACTCGACGAGTTGGCTGCTCGTACCCGACGGCAGCGGGGCTGGTTGGAGAGCACGGTCGACCAGGTCGACGCTGCCGGGTTGGACAGAGTGGAGATCAAGCGGATGCTGGAGCGGCTGGAGCTGCGTCCGGTGTTCACGGCTCATCCGACAGAGGCCTCTCGGCGTTCGATCCTCACCAAGCTCAACGCGGTCGCCGAGCTGCTCGACGAGCGTCTTGATACGCGCTCCACGGAGGCAGACAAGCGTCGAATCGACCGTCGCCTCGCCGAGCTGATCGACCTCATCTGGCAGACGGACGAGCTTCGCCGGGATCGTCCAGATCCCAGGGACGAAGCAGCGTCGGTGATCTACTACCTCGACGAGCTGTTCAGAGGGTCTGTGCCGGAGGTCCTCGACGGGTATGCCACCGAGATGATGCGTCTCGGGATCGACGTCGCGATCGATCACACGCCGATCCGATTCGGCACGTGGGTGGGTGGCGACCGCGATGGAAACCCGTTCGTGACGGCGGCCGTCACCGACGATGTGTTGGCGGCTCAGCACGATCACGCGATGCGCAACCTCATTGGAGCGGTCGAGGCATTGGCCGGGGATCTGTCGACGTCGTCGAAGATTCGTTGTGTCAGCGATGAGTTGCTTGCGAGCCTCGAGGTGGACCGATCGCTGCTACCAAGGGTGTTCGAGCGGTTCGGTGTCCTCAACGCGGAGGAGCCGTATCGGCTCAAGTTGGCCTACATCCACCAGCGGCTCGTCAACACCAGGGAGCGTATGGCTTCGGGCTCCCGGCACATGCCCGGCAAGGGTTATGGCACCATCGGTGAGGTACTCGAGGAACTCGCTCTGATCCACCGATCGCTCGTAGCGAACCGGGGCGGATTGGTGGCCGCAGGCATGGTTGCCCGGCTGACGCGCACGGCCGCGACTTTCGGGTTTCATCTGGCGACCATGGACATCCGCCAGCTCGCCGCGAAACACCACCAGGCGATCGCCGAACTGTTCGACCGGCTCGAGGTCCCCTACGACGAGCTCGACGCCGCCGGTCGAACCGAGAAGCTGGCCGAGGAGCTGGAGGGCCGACGGCCGATGACCACCACCGCTGCGGCGGTGAGCGAGGAGACGGCAGCCACTCTCGATGTGTTCCGAACCATCGGTCGTGTCAAGGAGCGGTACGGAACCGAGCTCATCGAGAGCTACATCATCTCGATGACTCGTGACGTCGACGATGTCCTCGCCGCTGCCGTCCTGGCTCGCGAGGTGGGACTCATCGATGTGCCCGGGCACATCGCCGAGCTTGGTTTCGTGCCGCTGCTCGAGACCACCGAAGAGCTTCAGATGGCAGGGGACCTGTTCGACCGCCTCCTGAGCGTCAAGCCATATCGAGAGATCGTCCGCCTTCGGGGTGGCATCCAAGAAGTGATGCTCGGCTACTCGGATTCGAACAAGGCTGGTGGCATCACCACATCTCAGTGGGAGATCTACAAGGCGCAGCAGCAGCTGCGCGACGTCGCCAGAAAGCACGGTGTCGTACTCCGGCTGTTCCACGGGCGCGGCGGCACGATCGGTCGAGGTGGCGGACCGACGCATGAGGCGATCCTCGCCCAGCCGTTCGGGACCGTTGATGGGCCTATCAAGATCACCGAACAGGGCGAGGTGATCGCCGACAAGTACGGCCTTCCCGAGCTGGCCGCACGCAATCTGGAGCTGGCCCTGTCCGCGGTCATCGAAGCATCGCTGCTGCATCAGTCGCCGCGTCAACCCGAAGAACAGCTCGCTCGATGGCACGAAACCATGGATGCGGTGAGCGATGCCGCCTACGCAACGTATCGTGATCTGATCGGGGATCCGGGGCTCGTCGAGTACTTCCTCTCTGCGACTCCTGTCGACGAGTTGGGGGCTCTCAACATCGGTTCACGGCCATCACGGCGTCCCAACGGCACCGGGTCACTGGATGATCTCAGGGCGATCCCCTGGGTGTTCGGCTGGACTCAGTCACGCCAGATCATCCCGGGATGGTTCGGGGTTGGATCGGGACTCGCCGCCGCCCGTCATGCAGGGCATGGGGCAACGATCGGTGAGATGTATGAAAACTGGTCGTTCTTTCGGACCTTCATGTCGAATGTCGAGATGACCCTCGCCAAGACGGATCTCGGAATCGCCAAACGGTACGTACAGGCTCTCGTCGCCACGGACCATTACCACCTGTTCGACACCATCGAAGCGGAATACCATCGAACGATCGACGAGGTTCTCGCCATCACGGGCGAACGCACGCTGCTCGAAGTCAACCCCGTTCTCCAACGTACCCTGCGAGTCCGAGACACCTATCTGCAACCGCTTCACCACCTCCAAGTGAACTTGCTGGTGCGTTCACGGAACGCAGATGGCGATGACTCGGTCCTGCGACGAGCGCTGCTGCTCACGGTCAACGGCATCGCAGCCGGCCTCCGCAACACAGGATGACCCGAAGCAACTTGGATCGGAAGCCGGTCCTCGCTGACCCGATGAATCTTCGGTGAGCCGCCGGCGCGAGCCTGTGCGGATGCGGGCGAGGGGAACGCCGGCATTACCCAAAACCGAACAATCGCTTGTCCCTGGTCCGATCTCCCGGTAGCATCACGCCCTCGATGAGCCGTACAAACACGCTTTCAACACAGCAGTGGTGGTGGTCGCCCCGATAAGAGGTGGCGATACCAGGCCTGTCCGAACACAGAACACACCAGCCCACCTCCGAGGAACGTGAGGTGGGTTTTCTGATGCATCAGACGCTCCTCACATCTCAAAGGATCGAGGAGAGATGCAGACACCATTCGACATCGCAGCCGACCTGCACACACCGGTCTCGGCATATCTGCGGTTGGAGCCGTTGGGTCCCCGCTACCTGCTCGAGAGCGTGGAGGGAGGGCATCAAGGTCGGTATTCGTTCATCGGTTTCGGTGAGACGCTTCATATCGCCGTCGAGCCTGAGGGCGTGCGCGTCGGCGGCGAACTCGTTTCGAGTGAACCGCTCGGTGGTCTGAGGATTGCACTCGAGAGGGCACCGCAGTGTGGCCCCTTCATGTCGGATCAGCCCTTCTCAGGAGGTCTCGTTGGTGTAGCGGCATTCGACCTGGTTCGGCGGTTCTATCCGTTGCCGCAGGCGCCGCACGTATCGACACAGCCCGAAGCCGCCTACATGGCGACCGAGTCGATCCTGGTCTTCGATCACCTGACCCGGCGCGTCGCGGTCCTCCATGCGGGAGCAGAATCCGACCGAGAAGCGCTCCGCCGGGAAGTGATCAGAGTTTTGCGTGGTCCCGTCGAGGTACGGAACGGTTCGAGAGGGCACGAGCCGCCAACTCTGAGCATGTCGAAGGATCAGTTCATTTCCGGCGTCGAGACGGTGAAGCGTCACATCACTGCCGGCGACGTCTATCAACTGGTCCTCTCGATCAACTTCGCGGGCAGGACTTCTGTCCAGCCCTTCGCCGCATACCGGGCACTCCGGCTTCTCAATCCATCGCCGTACATGTACTTCGTCGATTTCGGGGATCGCCAGGTGGTCGGCTCCTCGCCCGAGGCGCTCGCCAAACTCAGCGGCGCGAGAGCCGAGCTTCGACCGATCGCCGGTACTCGCCCGCGAGGTGACAACGACGAACACGACAAGCTCCTGGAGCGCCAGCTCCTGGCCGACCCCAAGGAGGCCGCCGAGCATGTGATGCTCGTGGACCTGGCGCGTAACGATCTTGGCCGTACGGCTGTGGCGGGCTCGATCAAGGTCGATCCGTACCGCATCATCGAACGTTACAGCCACGTCATGCACATGGTGAGCGGTGTCACCGGTGAGATGCGTCCCGGCCTCGACGCTCTGGATCTCTTTCGCGCCACGTTCCCCGCAGGAACGGTGTCTGGAGCGCCGAAGCTGCGGGCCATCGAGCTGATTGACGAGCTGGAGCCGGTGTCCCGGGGTCTCTATTCCGGTTCTGTCGGGTACTTCGGCCATGGCGGCTCGATGGACCAGGCCATCACGATCCGCACGATGGTGTTGGGAGAGGGTGGATACAGCTACCAGGCGGGTGCGGGAATCGTCGCCGACAGCGACCCGGCGCGCGAATACGAAGAAGTCCTGTCCAAAGCGGCGGCGCTCGAAGCGGCCTTCGCACTGGCAAAGGAGGGTCTATGAACCACCACGTGTTGATGATCGACAACTACGACTCGTTTACCTACAACCTGGTCCAAGCCTTCATGACCTTGGACGCCGAGGTGAGTGTCATGACCAACGACCAGATCACGGTGGACGCCGCGATAGCTCTCGAGCCCAGTCACCTGGTCGTCTCACCGGGACCGGGTCGGCCGGAGGGCGCAGGCGTCTCGATGGCCGTCATCGAGGCCTTCGCCGAGCGTGTCCCCATCTTGGGCGTCTGTCTCGGCCATCAGGCGGTGGCTGCCGTGTTCGGCAGCACGATCGGTCCTGCGCAGACGCTCATGCACGGGAAGGTATCCCCGGTGTATCACGACAGACGCACCATCTTCCAGGGACTCTCCAACCCGTTGCGGGCGGGCAGATATCACTCCCTGGCCGTGGCCGAGGAGGGGCTGGCTCCCGAGCTGATGATCTCGGCCTATACGTCAGAGGGAGAGATAATGGGCATTCGTCATCGGGAACTTCCGATCGAGGGGGTCCAGTTCCACCCCGAGAGTGTGCTCACACCAATGGGTGACCGGCTCCTGCAGAACTTTCTCGAACTCAGTCCGGCGAAGATCTCCCAGCCTCTCATGGCGGTCTCGCCATGAGAGCGCTCGTCGAGAAGGTCCTCTCTGGTGTCGACCTCACCGAGCACGACGCTCGTGCGTTGCTGGACCATCTGACCGACCCGGGTCTGGACTCGGTTCTGGCCGCGGCTGCTCTCGCCGGTCTTCGAGCCAAAGGCGAGACACCCGACGAGGTCAGGGCATTCGCCCTTGGGTTACGTGAGATTGCCATTCGTCCCGACATTCCTGCCGGCGTTCCGGCGGTCGACATCGTCGGGACGGGCGGCGACGGGTCGGGGAGCCTCAATCTCTCCACCGGCTCGGCCTTGGTAGCCGCGGCAGCAGGCGTGCCGGTGGTCAAACACGGGAACCGGTCGATCTCGAGCCGGAGCGGCAGTGCCGACGTGCTTGCTGCTCTCGGGATGAGTATTCCCTGGGACGCGAACGAGGCGGCACGCGTGTTCGAGGACACGGGGTTCACATTCCTCTTCGCTCCCACTTATCACCCGGCGATGAAATCCATCGCCCCGGTGCGGAGAGCTCTGGGGATCCGAACGATCTTCAACCTCGTCGGACCGCTGGCGAATCCGGCGACACCACCGTTCGCCGTGATCGGCGCCTACAGCCTCGGCGCCGCCCGGATGCTCGCCACAACCCTGTCCGCCATGCCGATCGAGCGGGCCTTCGTCGTGAACGGCGAATCGGGTTGGGACGAGCCCACCCCGATGGGGCCGTATCACCTGTTCGACGTGACCCCCGGCTCCGTCATCAGCTCGGTGGAAGATCCGGCCGACTTCGGACTCCGGCGATGCCTACCCCGGGACCTGGCAGGCGGCGACCCCGCATTCAATGCCGCTGCGCTCCGCCGGGTTCTCGAGGGGGAGGACGGACCCCACCGTGACGCCCTCGTTCTGGGCGCTTCGCTTGCCCTTCGTGTGACCGGGCGCGATCAGGATCCGCTTCGAGCACTGGCGAGTGCATCGGCCGGCATCGACGACGGCCGGGCGTTGGATCTTCTCGCCCGTCTCGGTGGGACGAACCATGTTTGATTTCCTGGCCACGATGGCCGAGTCCAGCCGCAGCCGGGCTGAAGCGACACGACGCAGGTTCGGTGTGACGGGGCTCTCCTCGCGTGCCGTGTCTGCTCGACCGGCTCAGCCTCTGGTCCTGTCCTCGGATGGTTTCGATCTGATCGCCGAGGCGAAGCTGACGAGTCCCGCCGACGGTCCGCTTCTCACAGACAGCGACCCGCAGGGCGCCGTGGTGAAACTCGCCCGGTCCTATGCGGAAGCGGGTGCCGCCGCTGTATCGGTCTTGACGGAGCCGACGCGCTTCGACGGCCACCTCGAGTATCTGGAAGCGGCGGCTTCGGCGGTGGGCGTGCCGATGCTCTGCAAAGACTTCCTGGTGGATCCGATCCAGGTGATCCAGGCTCGAGCCGCCGGCGCATCGGGGGTGCTCCTCATCGCCAAGATGATGGATTCTTCCCTTCTGCAGGAGATGACGGCAGTTGCCAACGAGCTCGGCATGTTCGCTCTCGTCGAGATCTTCGATGAGAGAGACCTCGAGCTGGCATCAGTCGTATTCGATGCCGGTGTTTTCGTCGGGGTCAACTCTCGGAACCTGACCACCCTGGACGTCGATTCGAGATGCCTGGCGTCTCTTGCCCCGTTGCTTCCCGAGCACCTTCCCTGGGTCGCGGAGAGCGGTGTGAGAACTTTTGCAGATGCCGCGGCGGCTGCTCGCCTCGGATACCGGCTGGCTCTGGTCGGAACGGCGCTGGTGACCTCGAATGAGCCGGGCGTCACCACCAGGGCCATGATCGCCGCCGGCCGAAAGGCTAGGCGGGCGGAGCCGGTGTCATGAGGATCCATGTCAAGATCTGTGGCATTACCGACCTTCGTGGGGCAACCGTGGCGGCAGAAGCCGGCGCCGACTCGGTCGGGTTCGTGTTTGCGTCTTCTCTGCGGCAGATCACGCCGGAAGAGGCGGCCCGGCTTGCACGAGGGCTTCCGAAGGGCATCGATCGGGTGGCCGTGTTCCTTCGTCCGACGGCCGCCGAGCTCGCGCGAACCCTCGCCGTGTTCGATGCCGACGCCGTTCAGGCAGATCACACCTATCTCCAGGAGCTGGACGGCAGACGGCTGCTGCCGGTGTTCCGGGAGACGGAGCGTGTCGACGCCGAACTCGACGCGTATGTAGGGAGCACGACTGATCGCAGGCTCGTCTACGAGGGACCCCGCAGCGGTGTGGGCCGTACGGTCGACTGGACCCGTGCCTTCGGTGTCGCCCGTCGCGGCCAGGTGACGTTGGCGGGTGGTCTTCACCCCGACAACGTGGGTGAGGCCATCAGGACGGTTCGCCCCTTTGGTGTTGACGTCAGTAGTGGTGTGGAGTCCAAGCCCGGTGTGAAGGACCCGGGCCGGCTCCGTGCGTTCGTCGAAGCGGTCCGAGAGGCCGAGAAAGCGTTGGTGGGAACATGACCGTGACAACTGCTTCGCTCCTGGATCAGGTACTCCAAGGCAAGCCGCCACCACAGGGTAGGTTCGGACCGTACGGGGGAGCATTCGTCCCCGAGACGCTGATCGGAGTGCTGGACAGGCTCGAACGTCGCGCCGTCGAGCTGCTCGCCGACCCCGGGTTCCTTGGCGAGTTGGAGAGGGAACAACGTGACTTCATCGGACGGCCCACGGCGCTGACCCCAGCCCCGTCGCTCGGTGCACGCTGGGGAGCGGAGGTCTATCTCAAGAGAGAGGATCTCTGCCACACGGGCGCGCACAAGATCAACAACGCATTGGGTCAGGCGCTGATCGCTCGTCGACTGGGAGTCGAACGGATCGTCGCCGAGACGGGAGCAGGACAGCACGGTGTCGCGACGGCCGCTGCCGCCGCCAGAGTCGGACTTCCCTGCACCGTGTACATGGGGGCGATCGACGCGCAGCGTCAGAAGCCCAATCTGGAGCGGATGAAACTGCTCGGCGCAGAGGTGATCCTCGTCGAGGCCGGCGACCAGACGCTGCGGGCGGCGATCGACGAGGCGATGCGCGCTTGGGTCGCCGATCCTGAAGGCACCTACTACCTGCTGGGTTCGGTCGTCGGTCCGCACCCCTATCCGTGGATGGTGCGCGAGTTCCAGTCGGTCATCGGCAACGAGGCCCGGGCACAACTGATCGCTTCGGGGGTCGACCTCCCCGGCGTGGCGGTTGCCTGTGTCGGGGGCGGATCGAATGCGATTGGGCTGTTCCGAGGATTCCTGGGTGACCCCGGTGTGGAGCTGTTGGGGATCGAAGCCGCCGGACGAGGAGGTGCCGGTGATCCGCATTCGGCAACTCTCGGCACCGGCAGTCCAGGGGTGCTGCACGGCGCCATGACGCCGCTCCTGCAGGATGGCGACGGTCAGATTCTCGAGACACACTCGATCGCTCCCGGTCTCGACTACCCGGGGGTCGGCCCCGAGCATGCCCTCTTGCGTGATCTGGGCCGGGCGAGATACGAGTCGGTGACCGACGACGAGGCCGTCGATGCGCTGCACGAATGCAGCGCGGTGGAGGGGATTCTCCCCGCACTCGAGTCGGCGCACGCTCTCGCCGGCGCACGGCGGTGGGCAAGGGACCACCAGGGCGGGCGGATCGTCATCGGTCTCTCGGGACGCGGAGACAAGGATCTTCAACTTCTGACCGGGGAGGTTTCCCATGTCTGAGTCGGTTGGTTCCAAGGTGATCTCCGACGCGATTCGGGACTCTTCGGGGCCCGCCATCTGCGCCTACATAACGGCCGGCTACCCGACGCTGGAAACCTTCCCGGACATCCTGACCGCGGTGGCACGATCTGCCACCGTGGTGGAGATCGGGGTGCCGTTCACAGATCCGATGGCCGACGGGCTGACCATCCAGAGGGCGAGTCACGTCGCGTTGGGCAACGGCGTCACTCTGGAGTGGATCTTCGAACTGCTCGTAGATCAACAGGAGAGTCTGGGCGCTCCTCACCTGCTCATGGGCTACTACAACCCATTCCTGGCATTCGGTCTCGATCGGCTCGCGGCGGCGATGATCGATTCCCGCACGTCGGGTCTGATCGTCCCCGATCTTCCCTTGGAGGAGGACGCTCCGATCGCAAAGGTGCTGGAGCCCGAGGGCTTGGCCTTGGTCAAGCTCGTCACACCCACCACATCTCCTGATCGTCTCGCCCGGATCGCTACGACGAGCAGGGGATTCGTCTATGTGGTGACCAGGACCGCGGTCACCGGCGGTAAGGCAGAGCTAGGTGTCGAGGAGTTCGCGTATCTGGATCGTGTGCGGTCGGCGGCGTCGCTGCCGGTGATGGCCGGGTTCGGAGTTCGCAGCCGGAGTCAGGTCGAAGCGCTTTCCGGCCATGTCGACGGGGTGATCGTGGGGAGCGCCCTGATCGACGCGATCGATCGGGGCGAAGATCCGGGCGCGTTTCTCGATGGACTACGGGTCGTGGAGGTGCAGGCGTGATCGTTGTTCTGGAAAAGAACTGCTCACTGAAGCACAAGGCCGGGGTGGTCCGTTTCATCGAACGGCAAGGGGGGCGGCCGTTGGTGACCGAGATCGGTGAGGAGACCCACATCGGACTCATCGGTGGTGATGCGCTCGCGCTCACTGCGGATCTCGCCGAGATGCCCGGAGTGGCCGAGATCCGCGCCACGGCGCCGCCGTACCCGCAGGTCTCCAGAGAGCACCATCCTGAACCCTCCGAGATCAGGATCGGGGACCTGCGAATCGGCGGAGACGAGGTCGTGGTGATGGCAGGGCCATGTTCGGTTGAGAGCCAGGATCAGCTCTCCATCGTGGGCACGGCAGTGGCACGTGCCGGAGCCCGGATGCTCCGGGGAGGCGCTTTCAAGCCTCGCAGCTCGCCATACAGCTTCCAGGGTCTCGGTGAGGAAGGGCTGGTGCTGCTGGCCCAAGCCCGCGAGGAGACGGGCCTGCCGGTGATCACCGAAGTGGTTGCCCCAGAGGACGTGGGGCTGGTTGCCCGCTACGCCGATATCCTTCAGATCGGCGCCCGGAACATGCAGAACTTCAGGTTGCTCTCCGAGGTCGGTGCACAGGCGCGCCCGGTTCTTCTCAAGCGAGGTATTTCGTCGACCATCGAGGAGTTTCTCTTGGCGGCCGAGTATGTCGTATCGGCGGGAAATCCCAGAGTCGTCCTCTGCGAGCGGGGGATCAGGACGTTCGAGACGACCACGCGGAATACTCTCGATGTCAGCGCCGTGCCGGTCCTCAAGCAACGGACCCACCTTCCCGTGATCGTTGACCCCAGTCATGCGGCCGGGGAGCGGAGTCTCGTCCCGCATCTTGCCCGAGCGGCCGTGGCTGCGGGGGCGGACGGGGTCATCGTCGAAGTCCACAACGATCCGGACTTGGCGCTCAGTGATGGCAAGCAGAGTCTGACTCTGGAGGGGTTCTCCTCGATGATGGATGAGCTGCGGCGGGTCGCTGCGGCCGTGGATCGTTACGTCTCACCTCCAAACGAGACGGTGATCGGACCGAACACCCAGCATTCCCTCGGTCGATCCTGAGTCTCGGCACCGGCTGAGCCTCTCGTCGGGACCAGTCCTGGTTCGGGAGCCGAGTGACTCGACCCATTCCTGTCAGGGAGAGGGTGGACGGCGTCGGACGAGTAGGTGCAGGTTCTTCTACGGCTCATCGGCCAACCGACCCCCCGGACGATCGTCGTGAGATGGTCGAGAATGCCGGCGACCTTGGCGGTGCCGGTTCGCTTCGGCCGGTCGCCGCAGAGTTGTTCGTTGACGAGCATGACCACGTCGTGTACGATCGCACGCCACATGAAGATTGTTTTCGACGCCCGAATGATTATTTGCATGGCTTGTCCGCCGCCGTGCGACATCGACGCGTAAAAAACAACAAACGCAGAACGAGGATCCGCACCGGCAAGAGGGAGCGGATCCTTTTTCATGGCACCGCTCCCACGGCCCACACCTCGGCCAGATTCAGGAGGGAGCAAAATGACCACCGATTACCGATACGAGACCCTGCAGGTTCATGCAGGGCAGGAGGCGGCCCCGGGCACGAATGCCAGGGCGGTCCCGATTTATCAGACGACGTCCTACACCTTCGACGACTCGGCACACGGTGCCCGCCTCTTCGCCCTAGAAGAGTTCGGCAACATCTACACCCGAATCATGAACCCGACCACCGACGTGTTCGAGAAGCGGATTGCCGCCCTCGAGGGAGGAGTCGCGGCGGTCGCCACGGCTTCGGGTCAGGCGGCGCAGTTCACCGCCCTGACCACGTTGGCCGGAGTCGGCGAGAACATCGTCTCGACCAGCTACCTCTACGGCGGCACCTACAACCAGTTCAAGGTGGCGCTCGCCCGTCTCGGCATCGAGGTCCGGTTCGTGGACGGGGATGACCCTGAGGCATTCGCCGCCCTGATCGACGACAACACGAAAGCGCTGTATGTCGAGACGATCGGAAATCCCCGGTTCAACATCCCGGATCTGCCTGCTCTCGCCGATGTCGCCCACAAGGCAGGTGTGCCGCTCGTCGTCGACAACACGTTCGGTGCGGCCGGTTACCTGTGCCGGCCGATCGATCACGGAGCCGACATCGTGGTGTCTTCGGCAACCAAGTGGATCGGCGGCCACGGCAACTCCATCGGGGGCGTGATCGTCGACTCGGGGAACTTCGACTGGCGCAACGGTCGGTTCCCCGTGTTCACTGAGCCTTCTCCCGGGTACCACGGCCTGGTCTTCGCCGACGTATTCGGTCCCGACGGCCCCTTCGGCAACATTGCGTTCGCCATTCGGGCCCGAGTGGAGGGTCTTCGTGACATCGGGGCAGCGTTGAGCCCATTCAACGCTTTTCTGCTGCTCCAGGGTGTCGAGACTCTGTCGCTGCGGGTGCAGCGCCATGTCGACAACGCTCTCGAGCTGGCGAAGTGGCTCCAGGCCCACGAGCTGGTGGCATGGGTCGACTACCCGGGTCTGCCGGAGCATCCGTATCACAAGAGCGCCACGCGGATCCTCCGCAACGGGTTCGGCGGCGTGCTTGCCTTCGGGATCGATGGAGGTTCCGCTGCCGCGCAGCGGTTCATCGACAGCGTGAAGCTCGCATCCCACGTGGCCAACGTCGGCGATGCGAAGACGCTGGTAATCCACCCGGCATCGACGACACATCAGCAGCTGGATGCCGAGGAGCAGCTACTCGCCGGTGTGACCGACGACCTGATCCGGGTATCGGTAGGGATCGAGCACATCGACGACATCAAGGCCGACTTCGAGGGGGCGTTCGCTCGGGCCGGGCTGCAAGGCGCCACGAGATGACGTACTCGATCTCGGAGAGCACCCGCTTCTTTGAGGTCGAAGGAGCGTTCTCCCTCTCCGAAGGGGGGACGCTGGACGGCGTCCGTGTCGCCTACCGCACATGGGGGCGTCCGTCGTCCTCGGCCATCTTGGTCAGCCACGCCCTCACCGGGTCTGCCGACGCCGACGTCTGGTGGGCCGGCATGTTCGGGACCGGCCGGGCCTTCGATCCGGATCGGGACTTCATCGTGTCGGCCAATGTCCTCGGTAGCTGTTACGGAACGACGGGTCCCATGGACGCCCCGCCCGGCGGGACCTGGTACGGACCGGACTTCCCCACGGTCACGATCGACGACATGGTGCGTCTCCAGAAGCGGTTGCTCGATCATCTGGGTGTGGAGAGGCTCGAGCTCGTGATCGGCGGATCCATGGGCGGCATGCAGGCGCTGTGCTGGGCGGAGCGGTACCCGGAGATGGTCGATGCGATCGCTCCAATTGGTGTCGGATCCGCGCAGTCGGCCTGGGCGCTCGCCATCTCCGAGGCACAGCGCGCCGCCATTATCGGCGATCACCGGTTCCGCGACGGCCGGTACGAACCGGAACGGCCTCCGGCGTCGGGCCTCGCCACGGCGCGGATGATCGCAATGTGCAGCTACCGCA comes from Gammaproteobacteria bacterium and encodes:
- a CDS encoding tryptophan synthase subunit alpha, translating into MSESVGSKVISDAIRDSSGPAICAYITAGYPTLETFPDILTAVARSATVVEIGVPFTDPMADGLTIQRASHVALGNGVTLEWIFELLVDQQESLGAPHLLMGYYNPFLAFGLDRLAAAMIDSRTSGLIVPDLPLEEDAPIAKVLEPEGLALVKLVTPTTSPDRLARIATTSRGFVYVVTRTAVTGGKAELGVEEFAYLDRVRSAASLPVMAGFGVRSRSQVEALSGHVDGVIVGSALIDAIDRGEDPGAFLDGLRVVEVQA
- a CDS encoding N-(5'-phosphoribosyl)anthranilate isomerase; this translates as MRIHVKICGITDLRGATVAAEAGADSVGFVFASSLRQITPEEAARLARGLPKGIDRVAVFLRPTAAELARTLAVFDADAVQADHTYLQELDGRRLLPVFRETERVDAELDAYVGSTTDRRLVYEGPRSGVGRTVDWTRAFGVARRGQVTLAGGLHPDNVGEAIRTVRPFGVDVSSGVESKPGVKDPGRLRAFVEAVREAEKALVGT
- a CDS encoding aminotransferase class I/II-fold pyridoxal phosphate-dependent enzyme, which encodes MTTDYRYETLQVHAGQEAAPGTNARAVPIYQTTSYTFDDSAHGARLFALEEFGNIYTRIMNPTTDVFEKRIAALEGGVAAVATASGQAAQFTALTTLAGVGENIVSTSYLYGGTYNQFKVALARLGIEVRFVDGDDPEAFAALIDDNTKALYVETIGNPRFNIPDLPALADVAHKAGVPLVVDNTFGAAGYLCRPIDHGADIVVSSATKWIGGHGNSIGGVIVDSGNFDWRNGRFPVFTEPSPGYHGLVFADVFGPDGPFGNIAFAIRARVEGLRDIGAALSPFNAFLLLQGVETLSLRVQRHVDNALELAKWLQAHELVAWVDYPGLPEHPYHKSATRILRNGFGGVLAFGIDGGSAAAQRFIDSVKLASHVANVGDAKTLVIHPASTTHQQLDAEEQLLAGVTDDLIRVSVGIEHIDDIKADFEGAFARAGLQGATR
- the aroF gene encoding 3-deoxy-7-phosphoheptulonate synthase — protein: MIVVLEKNCSLKHKAGVVRFIERQGGRPLVTEIGEETHIGLIGGDALALTADLAEMPGVAEIRATAPPYPQVSREHHPEPSEIRIGDLRIGGDEVVVMAGPCSVESQDQLSIVGTAVARAGARMLRGGAFKPRSSPYSFQGLGEEGLVLLAQAREETGLPVITEVVAPEDVGLVARYADILQIGARNMQNFRLLSEVGAQARPVLLKRGISSTIEEFLLAAEYVVSAGNPRVVLCERGIRTFETTTRNTLDVSAVPVLKQRTHLPVIVDPSHAAGERSLVPHLARAAVAAGADGVIVEVHNDPDLALSDGKQSLTLEGFSSMMDELRRVAAAVDRYVSPPNETVIGPNTQHSLGRS
- the trpB gene encoding tryptophan synthase subunit beta; the encoded protein is MTVTTASLLDQVLQGKPPPQGRFGPYGGAFVPETLIGVLDRLERRAVELLADPGFLGELEREQRDFIGRPTALTPAPSLGARWGAEVYLKREDLCHTGAHKINNALGQALIARRLGVERIVAETGAGQHGVATAAAAARVGLPCTVYMGAIDAQRQKPNLERMKLLGAEVILVEAGDQTLRAAIDEAMRAWVADPEGTYYLLGSVVGPHPYPWMVREFQSVIGNEARAQLIASGVDLPGVAVACVGGGSNAIGLFRGFLGDPGVELLGIEAAGRGGAGDPHSATLGTGSPGVLHGAMTPLLQDGDGQILETHSIAPGLDYPGVGPEHALLRDLGRARYESVTDDEAVDALHECSAVEGILPALESAHALAGARRWARDHQGGRIVIGLSGRGDKDLQLLTGEVSHV
- the metX gene encoding homoserine O-acetyltransferase, whose protein sequence is MTYSISESTRFFEVEGAFSLSEGGTLDGVRVAYRTWGRPSSSAILVSHALTGSADADVWWAGMFGTGRAFDPDRDFIVSANVLGSCYGTTGPMDAPPGGTWYGPDFPTVTIDDMVRLQKRLLDHLGVERLELVIGGSMGGMQALCWAERYPEMVDAIAPIGVGSAQSAWALAISEAQRAAIIGDHRFRDGRYEPERPPASGLATARMIAMCSYRSPYDFDTRFGRELTDDAFAAQSYLRYQGAKLVERFDANSYLTLIEAMDGYRIDPGAIETPALVVGISSDVLYPAQEVRALAAALPQAEFCLLTAPQGHDAFLIETNRLSRLIISFRERMANEWTPSRHEVSARGAAWF